One Gemmatimonadota bacterium genomic region harbors:
- a CDS encoding enoyl-CoA hydratase/isomerase family protein: MTSAPVVFETEDRVRTVRLNRPDRLNAVSIDMYRTLEALLADTAADGEVGAVVLTGAGRAFCAGADLKAYGERRPTADERGDYIDTGQRVYRAIQTLPQPVVAAVNGHAIGAGLELALSCDLLVVAADAKLRFPEVALGTFIGGGTSYTLARRVGYARASELILLGRFFTGLEAHDLGLSNRLAESAEAALAIALGLAASLAANAPISLRLAKRVLDRAARADPGTALQLEAEALAECMASEDWEEGVRAFAEGRDPVFRGE, encoded by the coding sequence GTGACCTCCGCTCCGGTCGTCTTCGAGACCGAGGACCGCGTGCGCACGGTTCGCCTGAATCGGCCGGATCGGCTGAACGCGGTGAGCATCGACATGTACCGCACGCTCGAGGCCCTGCTGGCTGATACCGCGGCCGACGGCGAGGTCGGCGCGGTCGTGCTCACCGGCGCCGGCCGCGCCTTCTGCGCCGGGGCCGACCTCAAGGCCTACGGCGAGCGCAGACCGACCGCCGACGAGCGCGGCGATTACATCGACACCGGGCAGCGCGTCTACCGCGCGATCCAGACGCTCCCGCAGCCGGTCGTGGCCGCGGTCAACGGGCACGCCATAGGCGCGGGACTGGAGCTGGCGCTTTCCTGCGACCTGCTCGTCGTGGCGGCGGACGCCAAGCTGCGCTTCCCCGAGGTGGCGCTGGGCACGTTCATCGGCGGCGGCACTTCCTATACGCTCGCGCGCCGTGTGGGCTACGCGCGCGCGTCCGAGCTGATCCTTCTCGGTCGCTTCTTCACCGGCCTGGAAGCGCACGACCTCGGCCTCTCGAACCGGCTGGCCGAGTCCGCCGAGGCCGCGCTGGCGATCGCGCTCGGACTAGCGGCGTCCTTGGCGGCAAACGCTCCGATCTCCCTGCGGCTCGCCAAGCGCGTGCTCGATCGCGCCGCGCGCGCCGACCCCGGGACGGCGCTGCAACTCGAGGCCGAGGCGCTCGCCGAGTGCATGGCGTCGGAGGACTGGGAGGAGGGCGTGCGGGCCTTCGCCGAGGGCCGCGACCCGGTGTTTCGCGGCGAGTAA
- a CDS encoding TonB-dependent receptor yields MRRIRHLTLTVLSLLAVASPGAAQGATISGLVVDAATQQPLVGAPVFVVGTARGVLTGSDGRYTLRVPPGTYTIRSQYLGYQAGESTVTVGVGESQTVDFQLSVGALSIDEIVVTGTRTQRSALETTVPVDIITAAEIQESPQTELAQVIRDIVPSFNASKQTISDGTDHVDPASLRGLGPDQVLLLINGKRRHHSALTHVNGTFGRGTVGVDLNAIPMAAVERIEVLRDGASSQYGSDAIAGVINIVLKRQTDAFVGNVQTGLTGEGDGEQVKADANFGFPVGDAGYFNVTGEFLNRERTDRSDPFQGALFFDDRQADDVAIAAAGLTREEMSMKTGQGEAIVGHAFFNGAYPVSDDAELYVFGGATQRNGIATGFYRRPIQEDRVVFEIFPNGFLPEIHTQVTDRAFTGGLRGRKGAWDFDLSVAHGQNSFRFNIENTNNASLGAASPTSFDAGNLAYRETTGNFDAVRLIDTEGAVKSLSLVAGGEFRMENYQLGAGQFESFSLGNGGSVPGVDFDTTSSGGPKQSGSQVFPGFQTAAEVDRSRNSVAAYIGLETQFSDAFQLDAGGRFENYSDFGETFAGKIAARAELSEDFALRAAVSNGFRAPSLNQIWFNAVSTQFVIDPATNELVPARVLTANNVSPVTKAFGVPELTEETSINVSSGFTWRPASNVSVTGDFYYITIDDRVVLTSRFSDGNDDIGDDVADILAPFASLGVGQAQFFANAVDTRTVGGDLVINYVTDWNGGTLNLTGSANITDTEVTAINVPQTMADRFTAGVDSAIAVVLFNREEQNRLETALPKQNATASARWDRGNVNVGLRGNFFGEVLYRPTNPDNDEDFGAKFLVDADIGVDLAEGVMLQVGANNIFNTFPDGHTKDANISNGNFPFSRRVTQFGMNGGFYYARVRFELGG; encoded by the coding sequence GTGAGACGCATCCGGCATCTGACGCTGACCGTTCTCTCGCTGCTCGCCGTAGCGTCACCCGGGGCCGCACAGGGGGCGACGATTTCCGGCCTGGTCGTGGACGCCGCAACCCAGCAGCCGCTCGTGGGGGCGCCGGTCTTCGTGGTCGGCACCGCGCGCGGCGTCCTGACCGGCTCGGACGGGCGCTACACGCTCCGGGTTCCGCCCGGCACCTACACGATCCGCTCGCAGTATCTGGGCTACCAGGCCGGCGAAAGCACCGTCACGGTGGGCGTCGGTGAAAGCCAGACGGTGGACTTCCAGCTATCGGTGGGCGCGCTCAGCATCGACGAGATAGTCGTCACCGGTACGCGCACGCAGCGCTCCGCGCTGGAGACCACCGTGCCGGTCGACATCATCACCGCGGCGGAGATTCAGGAGTCGCCGCAGACCGAGCTGGCGCAGGTCATCCGCGACATCGTGCCGTCCTTCAACGCGTCGAAGCAGACCATCTCGGACGGCACCGACCACGTGGACCCGGCCAGCCTCAGGGGCCTCGGGCCCGACCAGGTGCTGCTGCTGATCAACGGCAAGCGCCGGCACCACAGCGCGCTGACCCACGTCAACGGCACCTTCGGGCGGGGCACCGTCGGCGTCGACCTGAACGCCATCCCGATGGCCGCGGTCGAGCGCATCGAGGTGCTGCGCGACGGCGCCTCGTCGCAGTACGGCTCGGACGCAATCGCGGGCGTCATCAACATCGTGCTCAAGCGCCAGACCGACGCGTTCGTGGGCAACGTCCAGACGGGGCTGACGGGCGAAGGCGACGGCGAGCAGGTGAAGGCAGACGCCAACTTCGGCTTCCCGGTCGGCGACGCCGGCTACTTCAACGTCACCGGCGAGTTCCTGAACCGCGAGCGGACCGACCGGTCCGACCCGTTCCAGGGCGCCCTCTTCTTCGACGATCGCCAAGCCGACGACGTCGCGATCGCCGCCGCCGGCCTTACCCGCGAAGAAATGAGCATGAAGACGGGGCAGGGCGAGGCGATCGTGGGGCACGCGTTCTTCAACGGCGCCTACCCCGTGTCCGACGACGCCGAGCTCTACGTGTTCGGCGGGGCCACGCAGAGAAACGGCATCGCGACCGGCTTCTACAGGCGGCCCATCCAGGAAGATCGGGTCGTCTTCGAGATCTTCCCGAACGGCTTCCTGCCCGAGATCCACACCCAGGTCACGGACCGCGCCTTCACCGGCGGCCTGCGCGGCAGGAAGGGCGCCTGGGACTTCGATCTGAGCGTGGCGCACGGACAGAACTCTTTCCGGTTCAACATCGAGAACACGAACAACGCCTCGCTCGGTGCCGCGAGCCCCACGTCCTTCGACGCGGGCAACCTGGCCTATAGGGAGACCACGGGGAACTTCGACGCGGTACGCCTGATCGACACCGAGGGCGCGGTGAAGTCGCTCTCGCTGGTGGCCGGCGGCGAGTTCCGGATGGAGAACTACCAGCTCGGCGCGGGCCAGTTCGAGTCGTTCTCGCTGGGCAACGGCGGCAGCGTTCCGGGGGTCGACTTCGACACGACCTCGAGCGGCGGGCCCAAGCAGTCCGGCTCGCAGGTATTCCCGGGCTTCCAGACGGCCGCCGAGGTGGACCGGAGCCGCAACAGCGTCGCGGCCTACATAGGCCTCGAGACCCAGTTCTCGGACGCCTTCCAACTGGATGCGGGCGGCCGCTTCGAGAACTACAGCGACTTCGGCGAGACGTTCGCGGGCAAGATCGCAGCGCGCGCCGAGCTGTCCGAGGACTTCGCGCTGCGCGCCGCCGTCAGCAACGGCTTCCGCGCGCCGTCGCTGAACCAGATCTGGTTCAACGCCGTCAGCACCCAGTTCGTGATCGATCCCGCCACCAACGAGCTGGTCCCGGCGCGGGTCCTCACCGCCAACAACGTGAGCCCGGTCACCAAGGCGTTCGGCGTGCCGGAGCTCACCGAGGAGACGTCGATCAACGTGTCCAGCGGATTCACGTGGCGCCCGGCGAGCAACGTGTCGGTCACGGGCGACTTCTACTACATCACGATCGACGACCGCGTCGTGCTGACCAGCCGCTTCTCGGACGGCAACGACGACATCGGGGATGACGTGGCGGACATCCTCGCGCCGTTTGCGTCGCTGGGCGTGGGGCAGGCGCAGTTCTTCGCCAACGCGGTCGACACGCGGACGGTGGGCGGCGACCTGGTCATCAACTACGTCACCGACTGGAACGGCGGCACGCTGAACCTGACCGGGTCGGCCAACATCACCGACACCGAGGTGACGGCGATCAACGTCCCGCAGACGATGGCCGACCGTTTCACCGCGGGAGTCGACTCGGCGATCGCGGTCGTGCTGTTCAACCGCGAGGAGCAGAACCGGCTCGAGACCGCGCTGCCCAAGCAGAACGCCACGGCGTCGGCGCGCTGGGATCGAGGCAACGTCAACGTGGGCCTGCGCGGCAACTTCTTCGGCGAGGTTCTGTACCGGCCTACGAATCCTGACAACGACGAAGACTTCGGCGCCAAGTTCCTGGTGGACGCCGACATCGGCGTCGATCTCGCCGAGGGCGTCATGCTGCAGGTGGGCGCCAATAACATCTTCAACACCTTCCCGGACGGGCACACCAAGGACGCCAACATCAGCAACGGCAACTTCCCGTTCAGCCGCCGGGTCACGCAGTTCGGCATGAACGGCGGCTTCTACTACGCCCGGGTGCGGTTCGAGCTGGGTGGGTAG
- a CDS encoding acetate--CoA ligase family protein: protein MAIVGASADPGKRGHHAVAALLNAGFKGDILPVNPRGGGLLGLPVARSIDELPSTPDLAYLALPAAKVPETARALGEAGVRGAVVPAVGFRESGPEGADLEARLVAAAKDTGIRIVGPNTSGLVNTHRRLQLVGGEPHPPGGLAVVSQSGNLALDLMTSASTGPLGISVYVGPGNEADVAIHEYLDFLGDHEPTRAIALYVEGMREGETFAKVARRVSERKPVVALKGGKHDAGRRAALSHTGALAGSYDVFSAVARAAGIVEVRRSDELLTVAEALALQAPAPASVRRRTGGERTVGVVVLSDGGGHATLAADELAANKVPLAALDGRTEEALRALLGPAAAVSNPIDVAGAADREPAVLARAVELIARDAGCAALFVTGLFGGYAIRFSADLAGEELRAARAISASARAGAVPLVVHSLYAARGPAPLRRLIEDGVPVTASLETGLRAVSAVWQRGAPLASPAAPAVLAPKVERRSPADRSAAALSETEARELLAAQGVPFGEAALCADEAAIRALPQHDGRRVLKVVSPHLPHRTEAGAVRLGLDDVDGLLTAFRECRTAAEAFLRRAGLPVEVDGALISPQHPAPIAELIVGARRDPSYGPILTLGLGGTDVELLGDVGLLPLGADGAVSEAEVIDLCRGLRRGPVLFGYRGTARADLAAVTAVARGVARCLSAHVDVAEVEVNPLFVYADGVIAVDASGFRRND, encoded by the coding sequence GTGGCGATCGTCGGGGCCTCGGCCGACCCCGGTAAGCGCGGCCACCACGCCGTCGCGGCCCTGCTGAACGCGGGCTTCAAGGGTGACATCCTCCCGGTGAACCCCAGGGGCGGAGGGCTGCTGGGTCTGCCCGTCGCGCGCTCGATCGATGAGCTGCCGTCGACGCCGGACCTGGCCTACCTGGCGCTACCCGCCGCCAAGGTGCCCGAGACAGCGCGCGCGCTCGGAGAGGCGGGCGTGCGCGGGGCGGTCGTTCCGGCAGTGGGCTTCCGCGAGTCGGGGCCGGAAGGGGCCGACCTGGAGGCCCGCCTGGTGGCCGCCGCGAAGGACACCGGTATCCGCATCGTGGGGCCGAACACGTCGGGTCTGGTCAACACCCATCGGCGCCTGCAGCTCGTCGGCGGCGAGCCGCACCCGCCCGGCGGCCTCGCGGTGGTTTCGCAATCGGGCAACCTCGCGCTCGACCTCATGACGTCGGCCTCGACCGGGCCGCTCGGCATCTCCGTATATGTAGGCCCGGGCAACGAGGCCGACGTGGCCATCCACGAGTACCTGGACTTCCTTGGCGACCACGAGCCCACGCGGGCGATCGCGTTGTACGTCGAGGGGATGCGAGAGGGAGAGACCTTCGCGAAGGTGGCCAGGCGAGTGTCCGAGCGGAAACCGGTGGTGGCCCTGAAAGGAGGAAAGCACGACGCGGGGCGACGAGCCGCGCTGTCGCACACGGGGGCCCTGGCTGGATCCTACGACGTCTTCAGCGCCGTGGCCCGGGCCGCCGGCATCGTGGAGGTGCGCCGCTCGGACGAGTTGCTCACGGTGGCCGAGGCGCTGGCGCTCCAGGCGCCCGCCCCCGCGTCCGTCCGGCGTCGGACCGGGGGCGAGCGCACCGTCGGTGTGGTCGTGCTCTCCGACGGCGGCGGCCACGCCACGCTGGCGGCCGACGAGCTCGCCGCAAACAAGGTCCCGCTGGCGGCGCTGGACGGGCGTACGGAGGAGGCGCTGCGCGCCCTGCTGGGCCCGGCCGCAGCGGTGTCGAACCCGATCGACGTGGCCGGCGCGGCGGACCGCGAGCCGGCCGTGCTGGCCCGCGCGGTAGAGCTCATCGCGCGCGACGCCGGCTGCGCGGCGCTCTTCGTGACGGGTCTCTTCGGAGGATACGCGATCCGGTTCTCGGCCGACCTCGCGGGGGAGGAGCTGCGCGCCGCGCGCGCCATCTCGGCCTCGGCACGCGCCGGCGCCGTTCCTCTGGTCGTTCACTCGCTATACGCGGCGCGGGGGCCGGCGCCCCTCCGACGGCTGATCGAAGACGGTGTGCCCGTGACCGCCTCTCTGGAGACCGGGCTGCGCGCCGTGTCCGCGGTGTGGCAGCGCGGTGCCCCGTTGGCGTCGCCGGCCGCGCCGGCGGTGCTCGCGCCGAAGGTCGAGAGGCGGTCTCCCGCGGACAGGTCCGCGGCGGCGCTCTCGGAGACCGAGGCGCGCGAGCTCCTCGCCGCCCAGGGCGTTCCCTTCGGCGAGGCCGCGCTGTGCGCGGACGAGGCCGCGATCCGGGCGCTGCCGCAGCACGACGGCCGGCGCGTCCTGAAGGTCGTGTCCCCGCACCTGCCGCACCGCACCGAGGCTGGCGCGGTGCGCCTGGGCCTGGACGACGTCGACGGCCTCCTCACGGCGTTCCGGGAGTGCCGGACGGCCGCCGAGGCGTTTCTGCGCCGAGCCGGGCTGCCGGTCGAAGTCGACGGCGCGCTGATCTCGCCGCAGCACCCCGCGCCCATCGCCGAGCTCATCGTGGGCGCGCGCCGCGACCCGAGCTACGGGCCGATCTTGACGCTCGGCTTGGGCGGCACGGACGTAGAACTCCTTGGAGACGTCGGGCTGCTCCCGCTCGGGGCGGATGGAGCGGTGTCCGAAGCCGAGGTCATCGACCTCTGCCGCGGTCTTCGGCGCGGTCCCGTACTGTTCGGCTATCGTGGCACCGCACGCGCCGATCTCGCCGCGGTCACGGCGGTCGCCAGGGGCGTCGCTCGTTGCCTGAGCGCCCACGTGGATGTCGCGGAAGTGGAGGTCAATCCGTTGTTCGTATACGCCGACGGCGTGATCGCGGTTGACGCAAGTGGTTTTAGGCGAAACGATTAG
- a CDS encoding FAD-dependent oxidoreductase, giving the protein MEQPIIFLAVSEESVLGQLQSDLERRFGNDCRILAARDPEAGMATLGSLASESAPVALLIADQELAGLSGVDFLTRAHAVHQHAKRILLIERDYTAENPTVEAMTLGQIDYHLARPWNPVQALYPAVSEFLASWSAGHEPSFMMYRVVGPKQSARALEIRDMLSRINMPFGFYEDDSAAGRELLEEAGVDESRLPVVMRHDGRVWVQPTDAELIAGFGGGTLPGDRTYDVAIVGAGPAGLTAAVYAASEGHDTLVLEKSVSGGQAGMSSRIRNFPGFTWGIGGQDLASRACEQAWLFGANMVFAREATGLRQEDGELRIRVAVGREVGARAVILAPGVVWRRLDIPQIEERIGAGVFYCGGASEARAMQDQRVCVLGGGNSAGQTAVNLAKYAASVTVLARGESLEQSMSQYLITELEQSPRISVRTGVEVVDANGGERLEAITVRERASGRTERLETAALFVLIGAEPHTEWLADAVERDQQGYILTGTDLSSNGGKPPGWPLERPPYLLETSLPRVFAAGDVRAGSMKRVASAVGEGAMAIQFVQHVLDTRERGRTDGAGASGQRPAASPASA; this is encoded by the coding sequence ATGGAACAACCGATAATCTTCCTGGCGGTCTCCGAAGAGTCCGTCCTGGGCCAGTTGCAGAGCGACCTGGAGCGCAGGTTTGGCAACGACTGCCGGATCCTCGCCGCGCGCGACCCGGAGGCGGGGATGGCAACCCTCGGGTCGCTGGCGTCCGAGTCGGCTCCAGTCGCGCTCCTGATCGCCGATCAGGAGCTGGCCGGGCTGTCCGGCGTCGACTTCCTGACCCGCGCACACGCCGTTCACCAGCACGCCAAGCGGATCCTACTGATCGAGCGGGATTACACGGCGGAGAATCCCACCGTGGAAGCGATGACCCTCGGCCAGATCGACTACCACCTGGCGCGGCCTTGGAATCCGGTACAGGCGCTCTATCCGGCGGTCAGCGAGTTCCTCGCGTCGTGGTCGGCCGGGCACGAACCGAGCTTCATGATGTACCGCGTCGTCGGACCGAAACAGAGCGCGCGCGCTCTGGAGATCCGGGACATGCTCAGCCGCATCAACATGCCCTTCGGGTTCTACGAGGACGACTCCGCAGCGGGCCGCGAGCTGCTCGAAGAAGCCGGCGTCGACGAATCCCGGCTGCCGGTCGTGATGCGGCACGACGGCCGGGTCTGGGTCCAGCCCACCGACGCCGAGCTAATCGCGGGCTTCGGCGGCGGCACCCTGCCCGGCGACAGGACCTACGACGTAGCGATCGTAGGGGCCGGTCCCGCCGGCCTGACCGCGGCCGTCTACGCGGCGTCGGAGGGTCACGACACCCTGGTTCTAGAGAAGTCCGTCTCGGGCGGTCAGGCCGGCATGAGCTCCCGGATCCGCAACTTCCCGGGCTTCACCTGGGGGATCGGCGGGCAAGACCTCGCGAGTCGCGCGTGCGAGCAGGCCTGGCTGTTCGGCGCCAACATGGTTTTCGCGCGGGAGGCCACCGGACTGCGACAGGAGGACGGCGAGCTCCGCATCCGGGTCGCGGTCGGTCGGGAGGTCGGCGCCCGGGCCGTGATACTGGCACCCGGAGTGGTCTGGCGTCGCCTGGATATTCCCCAGATCGAGGAGCGCATCGGCGCGGGCGTGTTCTACTGCGGGGGCGCCAGCGAGGCGCGCGCGATGCAGGATCAGCGCGTGTGCGTGTTGGGCGGAGGAAACTCGGCCGGACAAACGGCCGTCAATCTGGCCAAGTACGCCGCGTCGGTGACCGTCCTCGCGCGCGGCGAATCGCTCGAGCAGAGCATGTCCCAGTACCTGATCACCGAGCTCGAGCAGTCGCCCAGGATCAGCGTTCGGACGGGCGTCGAGGTCGTCGACGCGAACGGTGGCGAGCGGCTGGAGGCGATCACCGTCAGGGAGCGCGCAAGCGGCCGGACCGAGCGCCTCGAGACGGCGGCGCTCTTCGTGCTGATAGGCGCCGAGCCTCACACCGAATGGCTCGCGGACGCGGTGGAGCGGGATCAGCAAGGCTATATCCTCACCGGCACGGACCTCTCATCGAACGGGGGCAAGCCCCCGGGTTGGCCGCTCGAACGCCCGCCCTATCTGCTGGAGACCAGCCTGCCGCGCGTCTTCGCAGCCGGAGACGTGCGCGCCGGGTCGATGAAGCGCGTCGCCTCCGCCGTGGGCGAGGGCGCGATGGCCATTCAGTTCGTCCAGCACGTCCTGGACACGCGCGAGAGGGGGCGGACAGACGGCGCAGGCGCCTCCGGGCAGCGGCCCGCGGCTTCGCCGGCGAGCGCGTGA
- a CDS encoding VOC family protein — protein MNDVTPLITVDDVDPCLPFWTDRFGFEVVATVPHGEGTGFAMLQKGDVVVMYQSRASIQDDLEAEAPGHPGLADRLAAGVATLFIKVDDLDPVVAALAGADVVVPRRQTFYGMDEIFVMAPCGTLVGFAAPLAEEGGDA, from the coding sequence ATGAACGACGTTACGCCTCTCATCACCGTCGATGACGTCGACCCCTGCCTGCCCTTCTGGACCGACCGCTTCGGGTTCGAGGTGGTGGCAACCGTGCCGCATGGTGAAGGGACGGGGTTCGCGATGCTGCAGAAGGGTGACGTGGTGGTGATGTATCAGTCGCGCGCGAGCATCCAGGACGACCTCGAGGCCGAAGCGCCCGGGCACCCGGGACTGGCCGACAGGCTCGCCGCCGGCGTCGCCACGCTGTTCATCAAGGTGGACGACCTGGATCCTGTCGTGGCGGCGCTGGCAGGCGCGGATGTCGTCGTGCCGAGGCGGCAGACCTTCTACGGCATGGACGAGATCTTCGTCATGGCACCCTGCGGGACGCTCGTCGGATTCGCGGCCCCGTTGGCGGAAGAGGGGGGCGACGCCTGA
- a CDS encoding SRPBCC domain-containing protein: MNDVRSAPAEAEQAAASEGRSAIGEVRIDAPIEDVWQALTDPVELARWFPLNAKVEPGPEGSIWMSWLNEFVGTSRILAWEPPTRLLTTWGEVDGGLEPGQRTEYVLRASGGSTFLRVVTSGFSDDPSWDAWLEGTRRGWRFELSSLKHYLESHRGQDREVVYLRRRVALSQAVAWERLTGPGGLDPSSFGGTAVDEEPPVQYAALTERPRGLLRMSMEPCHDGPDGRDVTLWLSVWGDHGADLNALKSDWTDRLERLFPEGRFA; encoded by the coding sequence ATGAACGACGTACGGAGTGCGCCCGCCGAGGCCGAGCAGGCCGCCGCGAGCGAAGGACGGTCCGCGATCGGCGAGGTGCGTATCGACGCCCCGATCGAGGACGTGTGGCAGGCGCTCACGGACCCGGTCGAGCTGGCTCGTTGGTTCCCGCTCAACGCAAAGGTAGAGCCGGGGCCCGAAGGCTCGATCTGGATGTCCTGGCTCAACGAATTCGTGGGAACGAGCCGCATCCTGGCTTGGGAGCCACCTACGCGGCTGCTGACGACGTGGGGCGAGGTCGATGGCGGGCTGGAGCCCGGGCAGCGCACCGAGTACGTCCTTCGAGCCTCGGGCGGAAGCACCTTCCTGAGGGTGGTCACGTCGGGCTTCAGCGACGACCCGTCGTGGGACGCCTGGCTGGAGGGGACGCGGCGCGGCTGGCGCTTCGAGCTGTCCTCGCTCAAGCACTACCTGGAGAGCCACCGCGGGCAGGATCGCGAGGTGGTCTACCTGCGCCGGCGCGTGGCGCTTTCGCAGGCCGTAGCATGGGAGCGGCTGACCGGGCCCGGAGGCCTGGATCCGAGCTCCTTCGGGGGAACCGCAGTCGACGAAGAGCCGCCGGTGCAGTATGCCGCGCTGACCGAGCGGCCGCGGGGCCTTCTGCGGATGTCCATGGAGCCGTGCCACGACGGGCCGGATGGCCGCGACGTCACCCTCTGGCTGTCCGTCTGGGGAGACCACGGCGCGGACCTGAACGCGCTGAAGTCCGACTGGACGGACAGGCTCGAGCGACTGTTTCCGGAGGGCAGGTTCGCCTGA
- a CDS encoding DUF2911 domain-containing protein — MRPIPVYVLAAALAVVATSCAPAADTGLERTFVQMLGADTISIERFTVTGDRIEGTWIVRTPLTRVHSYTAELDGEGGIRRLTGTLSTPATNAGAGSARSYEYTARGDSADVVVVTGSDTTRSAISLPPGATPIPPNIPAPPSILELVTKRLADADELPLSFINPLASRPTGSGLVRRGGDTVAVLYFGNPILVVRSADGVLERVTGRETTVKLESDAASTALDLEALAADFGARDAAGEGLGVPSPADTTRAAVAGSELEVAYSQPAMRGREIWGALVPYDVTWRTGANSATMFWTTADVQIGGATIPAGEYTLWSTYTSDSAELIINSQTGQWGTVYDEAQDFVRVPMEWETSAEPFERFTIGIEGDESGGRMTFSWADRTYFVPMASG; from the coding sequence ATGCGTCCCATTCCCGTTTACGTGCTCGCCGCGGCGCTCGCCGTCGTGGCTACCTCCTGCGCCCCGGCCGCTGACACCGGCCTGGAGCGCACGTTCGTGCAGATGCTCGGAGCCGACACCATCAGTATCGAGCGCTTTACGGTCACCGGGGATCGTATCGAAGGCACCTGGATCGTGCGCACTCCCCTCACGCGGGTGCACAGCTACACCGCCGAGCTGGACGGCGAGGGCGGGATCCGACGGCTCACCGGCACGCTGTCGACACCCGCAACCAACGCCGGTGCGGGGTCCGCGCGATCCTACGAGTACACGGCTCGCGGCGACAGCGCGGACGTCGTGGTCGTTACCGGCTCCGACACCACCAGGTCGGCGATATCCCTGCCGCCAGGCGCCACGCCCATTCCGCCCAACATCCCGGCCCCTCCCAGCATCCTGGAGTTGGTCACGAAGCGCCTCGCCGACGCCGACGAGCTGCCGCTGAGCTTCATCAATCCGCTGGCGAGTCGGCCCACGGGTTCGGGGCTCGTGAGGCGGGGCGGGGACACCGTCGCGGTTCTGTACTTCGGCAACCCGATCCTGGTGGTGCGCTCGGCCGATGGCGTGCTCGAGAGGGTCACCGGACGCGAAACGACCGTGAAGCTGGAGTCCGACGCGGCGTCGACCGCGCTCGATCTGGAAGCGCTGGCGGCGGACTTCGGCGCGCGAGACGCGGCTGGAGAGGGACTGGGAGTGCCGTCGCCGGCCGACACCACGCGGGCGGCGGTCGCCGGGAGCGAGTTGGAGGTGGCGTATTCGCAGCCCGCGATGCGGGGCCGTGAGATCTGGGGGGCGTTGGTTCCGTACGACGTGACGTGGCGTACCGGAGCCAACTCGGCCACGATGTTCTGGACGACGGCGGACGTGCAGATCGGCGGGGCGACGATCCCGGCGGGCGAGTACACGCTGTGGTCCACCTACACCAGCGACAGCGCGGAGCTGATCATCAACTCGCAGACCGGCCAGTGGGGTACTGTGTACGACGAGGCCCAGGACTTCGTGCGCGTACCGATGGAGTGGGAGACCAGCGCCGAGCCCTTCGAGCGCTTCACGATCGGCATCGAGGGCGACGAGTCGGGCGGCCGCATGACCTTCAGCTGGGCGGATCGCACCTACTTCGTGCCCATGGCATCGGGCTGA